The DNA window AGACCGGCTTCGGCGCCGACGCTTTCAAATTCCACGTTAAACCGCGCGCGCTCAACTTCGAGAAGATCCAGCAGGGTGCGTTTTGCTGCTTCGAACTCGTCGCCGTACACCTCTACGATAGAGCGGTTTATGCGCAGCTGTTCGCGCAGCTGGCCCGAGCGTTCCAGGTTTGTGCGATAGGTATTCCAGGTCCGTGCTGAAAGCTCCCGCACTTCGCGTACCGCCACCGACTGTGCCGCCATCGCGCGGCTGTTCTTCGAGGCAATCGCGTTTCTCTCTGCGACCCGCCCGCCCTGCCAGAGCGTCCAGCGCAGACCGATCCCTATGGTCTCATCGGTCCGGGTACCAGAGACACCGTTGCGGTTGATGTCGCGGGACAGGCCGGCACCCAGCGTCAGCTGCGGATAGCGGTCAGCCAGCGCCACTTCGCCCTCAAAGCGCGCCTGATCGATCTGGGTGCGGGCAAACTGCAGACGGTAGCTGTTCTGCAATGCCGTTGCGGTCAGCGCTTCCAGCGAGGCCGGTGCTGCGGCACGCGGTGTGCTCATGCCACCCGACGGCGCGCGTCCGACCACGCGTTCATAGCGCGCGCTGGCATCACGCAGCGCCCGCTGCACCTCAAGCTCTGCAAGCCGGGCTGAGCGGATTCTGTCTTCGATGGTGAGCTGGTCGCTGAAGGGCAGCCGCCCGCCCTCAACCAGGTCGGTGACGCGCCGTCCGATCTCCACGTGTTTTTCGATATTCCGACGTGCGACCACCAGCAGGGCGCGGTGCCGATACACATCGATATAGGCCTCGACCGCATTCAGCGCCATGGTTTCGGAGGCATCCAGCAGTCGGTAGATGCTGCCATCGACCCGCGCTGCACTGGCATAGACCAGGTTCGAACGGCGGAAACCGTCAAACAGAATGATCTCGGCCCGCACGCCAAGCTGATTACGGGCTTTGGTCACATCGTTGTCGGCAGCCGAGAGCGAACTGGGATCGTCCACACGCTGGTATCCGGTCTCTCCGGTCACCGTCACGACGGGCAGATACTGCCCTTCAAGCTCCAGCAACTCCCATGCCGCAGTGCGCATTTCAAATTCCGTGGCCTTAACCGACGGGTTTGTCGTCACGGCGAACCTTACAGCGTCCCGCAGACTCTCTGCGGTAACCGGGCTCAGAAGTAATAGCGTAAAGCACTGTATATAAAAAAGAATTCGTATCAATTTAAATTAATCCCCCGCCATATTACCGGCCCCGGATCAGATCCGGTGACGTTACGGTACCCTGATTTCGGGAAAAAGCAATCGTGCAGAAGACTGTTTGGTATAAACAAAATCCGGCCGGGGCGCGTTTTCCGGGCGGGGGCCTTTCCTCCCGTCCGGTGTGCTCAGCCGGTGGC is part of the Roseobacter ponti genome and encodes:
- a CDS encoding TolC family protein — protein: MIRILFYIQCFTLLLLSPVTAESLRDAVRFAVTTNPSVKATEFEMRTAAWELLELEGQYLPVVTVTGETGYQRVDDPSSLSAADNDVTKARNQLGVRAEIILFDGFRRSNLVYASAARVDGSIYRLLDASETMALNAVEAYIDVYRHRALLVVARRNIEKHVEIGRRVTDLVEGGRLPFSDQLTIEDRIRSARLAELEVQRALRDASARYERVVGRAPSGGMSTPRAAAPASLEALTATALQNSYRLQFARTQIDQARFEGEVALADRYPQLTLGAGLSRDINRNGVSGTRTDETIGIGLRWTLWQGGRVAERNAIASKNSRAMAAQSVAVREVRELSARTWNTYRTNLERSGQLREQLRINRSIVEVYGDEFEAAKRTLLDLLEVERARFNVEFESVGAEAGLVFSTYRALAAQSRLAEHFGLPKAQLALNPQFQDRAKVSPTNVFNVTIEPLK